The Micropterus dolomieu isolate WLL.071019.BEF.003 ecotype Adirondacks linkage group LG23, ASM2129224v1, whole genome shotgun sequence DNA window cacaaactggggATAGTAACGGTAATGTGTAATATGGACTGGTAGGCTAAAGGTTAATATCTCAACCCAGAATTGAGTGACCACCAGCTGGGCTTTGCCGTACTGTACTCACTGCttgaattgcaaaaaaaaaataggtgccagtatTCCCCATTCACATTTTGGGGTGTGTATCAGCTCAGTTaggtataaattaataaaaagattTAGATTCAacaatttaactttttaacaaatacaacTGTTTTCTGATATTACAACACTGTGGTAAAGGTTTGATTAGGGCTCATGtaagtgtattcattataattccTGTGCATGCTATATAGCTTACCACAAGTATAATATTGAGTCTAGTTGGTCAATACAGCAGTTCATtgttgtggattgttttcattcaaTAAATCCTTGTTTGTTAGCCAATGCTCagtgctaacttgtcaataGGGAATGTGAACACCAAAAAACACCCAAAAGTAACTTACATAACCCATATCATATACAGTAATGCAACATAATGGTGCAGGACCACAACACAGTGAAAGATCCAGTAAcattacttactgcggtctaactgttaagtgtctaaagtgtggcaacaatctcatttataacattcagtctagctcactaaccgttttcGTTATCATTCAATAAATTGTAGCTATGCTGACACTGCTGTGCCTCTCTGGTAAAAAATACACAATGTatcatgtcggctaaatgcTGTCAGCGTAGCGTTCGTTAGTTCAGTGTCAAGatgataaaaaatattactgtaacattgcattgggggtttacctgagtttctgGCATTTTGCCTTCTGTCTCTGCTTTGGCTGATGTCGAGTTTGAGCATGCGCAGGAAAACACGCTTGTAAACatagtggttgcaatctgaaacctcaccactagaggcCAATGACAATTACACGTGGCCCCTTAAAATAAACGTAATACATCTTCCTTTACAATGTTTCGTGTTAAATGTATGTAACATTTGAGAGaacaaataacatatttttcCACTTGCAAATGAAAGTTCAATTCAGAAGAGTGACTAATcttggctaatgttagcaaacttgaGGTAAACATTGCTGTATAACAAAGTGTGTGGAGTCAGTTCACTGACTTGATCACTCTTCTCCATTTGCTACAGTTACAAATAGCTTGGCATTTTAGTTAAATGCAAAAAAGTAGTTTTTGTAGTATGTCCCATGGTTGTCATGTGTAGCCACAGTAGCCACTATTCAGCAGAAATTACAGTGTTTCTTTAAAGAACCAGGTTGGTGATGTGGGTTCTTTTGATATGTTTGCCTAAACTATAATATACAAGTTCTTGTGTTTGAGCCTACACCATTTTTTCGTATAGACTCAGGTCCTATTGGAAACAGTAGGAGTGTAGGTGAAGACAGAAACCCACTCATCCGGACCCATGCTGCACCTGTCCCTCGCTATTACAAGTCACAAGTGTCCTCTAAGTGCATAACCTTGCAGCAAGATTCACATCATCCCCCACTGCAGAGACATATTCAGATCTATGTACTGTGTACTTTTACCAAACCTCTACCATGACCAAAATATAATTACACAGCATTACCCTGCATTTGTGAAATGTCATCCCCTAaaactctttctctcccttctccTCTCAGTCTCGTCCTCTTCTTCTGTGGCTGTGAAAGCAGTGGATTGGAGCTGACAGTGTGTGGCcgcttttaattttttacatcACCTCGCTACACACTTTTATGTAACCGTCTTCTTCTAGGTTTATTTTTATCTCTtgcttcctctgtgtgtttcagtctccaaaTTAATTATCACCAGTCTCATTGTTTTACCATCTGATATTTACATTCAGAATCCCCTTTTGATAGAAAAGTATTTGGTGCAGTTAACTGTATGGTGATGGTTGGGTGATGTGTAGTATTGAGGTAGGATACTCTAGGTTCTGCCTGCATGGTCATTGTTGTACTTTGTTAATTTTTGTTCAAGTTATATTGAGTCTAGAGCAAAATGAACTTGCAAAAGAACCAAGCTGCTTATTGCATGAGGAAATAGTGTACTCTGCTGCCACCTGTTGTTCATACAGTAAcaccacaacaaaacaaagttaaaaaagaTTCACAAAAGAGTTGTGACTGTTCACGATCTGAACCAATAAAGCACACAGATACATTCACCATCATAATTATGTGGgtgaaagtgtgtgtatttgtggctGTGCTGGCTTACATCAATCACACTCTTCACTTTAGACATAGTTACTTGAGTGTGTTTGCTCAGTCAAAAGTTGGCTTTGACTTTTGTGCTCCAAATACAATACATCTCATCGAACAGAGCCAGTGGTATATTTTTCCAAAGACTATCTGTCTTGTTTTGAGGGCTCCTCTCTGTACAGTATGAGCACTATGAGCACAGTGTGGAAGACAACAGGTCTTTTACTCTAGGCTCCCCACGTTTGTAACTTCTCATTCATTtaacatactgtaaaatacattaTTCATATAAGAGAAAAATTCAGATTCAAGATGTTCAATtccccaaacacattttttaaaatcagtattTTGCCAAACCACTTAATGATATAGGTGGGAAAGTAATATCTGTTACAATATCTTTCAAATAACCAAAATATGGTACAGGACTCACTTGAGCCAGCCcaaactataagctttatcaaagaggaaagtgttatgcctactcttaaatgtggagatggtgtcaaTTACTGTAACATAATTTTCTCTATACACATGTGTATTGTGAGCATAAATGTAAACTGTCGACAGGTCGTTCCAAAAATGAAGTGTTTTTATCACATTTAAAGAACGGTTTCAGTCAGATAAAGGAAGAGGATAGGGTCATCAGCTTACATGAAATTATGTGATAAAGGAGTTAAATGGCTTTTCGTGACTTTTTTCGTATTTTTCCAGAACACATTAAAGAAGAATGCAGTGGGAGACTGGCAGAGTTGAGGAAATTCAGAAATTTAAGTAAACAAGTCATGAATCAATTGATAATTATGGATGTGAATTGGCAGATTGGCACACAGAGGAGAAAGTGAGTGAACACTCGATTAATCTTGATAAAAGGTGTTTGTTAACAAATGTGTTCATGCTGGTTGTGTCTCGATTGTTATTTCCATTAGTCTTTCACCTTTTCAACAGTGCCTGTAACGCAGTTGTGACTGGTGAGTCCTGTCGGTGGTGGTGAGCTGACATGTGTAGACCATGAACTGGTTAAAGGATAATGAAGAGATTATGAAGTCTGACTGCAGTGCGGTGTCCTTGGTGCTTGTCACTGTGCAGGGTGATTTAGTGCAGGAAAGCAGTTCCAGATGGCAAACATCTGTCATGGGGATTACAACTTGTTACTTACAGTAATCTGTATACTTAATTATCCATGTGCaagtgtttatatgtgtgtgttgatgtgtcaGTGgtcttatttttaattatattggGAGAATAGGAGGAGAAAGATTAATATCACTTTTTCACAAATTTATGCTTCCCGGTCTGAGATGACCTGACTATGCTGATTTTTATAGTAAGGaaaagtatatttatatataagaaTATTTGGGAACAGGGAAATCACTGCATAAAATTCACAAGGGTTAAATATTTGCTAATGTGATAAGGTCAgatctttatttttgtgtgataGTATTTGAAAGGTGGAAATAGGCATGCAGAAAGGAACGGGACTGGAAGCAAAAGGTAGGACACCTAGCGTGTGAGATTTATcagaattatacatgactttatGTTTAATTAATCGGCACATGTTAAGTTCTTACCTCAGGTCCACCTGCGCAATCACAGGACTGCTCTAAGCAAACCACacgcacacgcgcgcgcacacacacacacttattttgAATACTAGTGACCTACATACTTGGTTCTGTGCAGTCCTCTCCTATTTAGATTTTGTAGACAAAGCCATAGCAGGGATATGGCAAGTTTTGAAGGCTCACATAACTATGACggaataaataatgtatttatgaAAGACTACAGAGTTTAGCCTCCGTATTTTTTGTCAGTCAACGCCACCGGATGGATTTCACTCTTTTTACAGTTCTAAATGAGGAAGTGGAACGCAACTTTCAAGAAACAAGAAAGCTGAAACGCCACTGAAGAAATGGCAGTCCATGAATTTTTTAAACCAAGAGAGGTTTTCTAAagcccacatgcacacacacacaaagaaagagtGAGGCAGAGAGGGCATTTACATTTATGGTCTGCAGCCAGTGgtatatttaaaaagacattcaCATTTTCTGTGCTTTACTCCATACAGCACATGGACCTAGACCAAAGCAGCAACTTTTTTAATGTCTTACCTTAGATTACATAATTGTGAATTTTGATCTTCAGCTGAGACTCCAGCAGAGAATCACTGCCCCTATATGTCAGATAATATATCAAATCCTAACACAGACTGCAGTAATATCCTGTCTAAGTTATATTTTTACTCAGAAGCTGCTTCTACCACACTGAATGATATACtgttaatataataaatgtttatttctgcttccAGTAACCACTGGTAGGGAAATAAACATTACTTACTCCCACTGCTTTCCTTCCCCCAATGCACACAGCCATTTTCTTAAATTGAAGCCgctctgtaaaaacacattgacaccattaatgtttttgtttgtaccacagttaaaaaaaaaagaaaaaactactCGCTCTCTGTCGCCCTCCACATTAGAGAGAAAGGTCTAGCTGCGTTGCTCTGGTGGATTTTACACAAACAAAGTGGGCAGCCTTCACGGCTATCATGTATCCACAGGCTCATTATGGTACAAATCATGCATCAGGGAGCAGAGCAGCACTACTAAATCTCCTCATTAACCATTGAGTTGTGTTATATATGTGTATCTTTGTATTTTAGGGCAGTAAAGAGAGAATTTAGTGATCACGATCTGTCAGCTTTAAACGCACGTCCTTCACCTGCTACCATTCACTTGTGAGCGCTGTTATTATTGAGTACAGCATCGGTTACCAGCACTCCACAGTAACATGAGGGCATGAGGAGGCAGGGAGCTAGAAAGAGGGGGAAAGGCTGACAGATGAGTAGAATGAAGAACAGAACAGAGGGAGTGGCGCAGAAAGGCAGgagcagcttgtgtgtgtgtgtgtatttggagAAAGAGATCAGAAATCCAAGAGAATCAGCTCACACAGAATAGAGCCGTCCCTCAGTGACAGATCTGAAATCAGTGAGGAGAAACAACAGGGGCAAAGATACAGAGCTGTCGAGGCAGATGAAGACAGAACGACTGGCTGACAAAATcgtgaaaaagaaaatagaggAATATTTGTCTCTAGGTTGTTTGACCAGGCTGGTTTCCACGGTGACAACATGGGTGCAGTGGTGGGCACTTTGACCATGCAAACCAAGCAGAGGAGGAGACCATCCAGAGGTACGTCAACATTAGTCagaaaaagatggagagaaGACAGAAGAGCAACCGAAAGAGACcaaactgagagagagagagagagagcagagggaatAAGATGAGAATTTAGACCAGCTGTCACTCATAACATGTGgttgttgtttgtctatgtgttgcACATTTAGCGTAAGCAAGGACATCACGTGTTTGCCATATTTCTGTGGAGTGACTGTAAATTATTGAACAAGGAAATCAGTTAAAAATTGACAGGCTAATGGATTTACTAACATGTAAAGTAAACTAACCACTAGCATTGATGCATATACAAGAGTATGGATAAACAGAAAGTAAGAGTagctatttttaaataaagtgaaaagAGGTGCAAGGCATAACATATGTACTGCAGTGATGATAGAGAAATTACAGTATGCCAGGATGTCCTTGAAAATAACTAGAGAGCAAAATCACTCCCCCTGACTAGGtgatcatgtgtgtgtgtgtgtgtgttgtgcatatGTGAAAGGGAAAGGGTTCAGGCGAGAGCATGGGAATTAAAATGCAGCTCACATATCATACCTCTCCCTGGCCTTATGCCTGAGATCCTCGTTGTCATGGAGACTGGGTTGTAGGGGCATAAGAGGAGAGTGTGAACAACACTCAGCTAGGGTGAATGATGAATTTATAGCAACATGACATAGAGATAAAATAGATGAACCAGCAAACACCCCGCAGGACAAGGGGCGTGTTTGGTAATTGTTTTTGCACAGATGAGATGGGATCATTCATCCTTGTTTTGAAAAAATAGCTTTTgagcaaaagagaaaagaaaaaaacaccacactAAGGTCCATTAAAGTTTGTCTTGTTATACCAGCAATGGAGAGGTATTTGAGATAAGATGAAGATGAAGCTTTATTGATCCACAGGAGGGAAAATaagtattaaaaacacatatttctGCATCGCCGGCCACCAGTACAGCCATCCTATATGTATATGTCACAAGTATAGTAGATATGTCTGTGGTTCCTGGTTTGTAAGAAATCACAGCACAAGTTTGAACAGAGGACACAGACCAAAGTCACTGCTGATTTGTAGCAACAGCTGCTGTCGTTCCATGACATGAATATCAAAAAATagaaagtaaaagaaaacaatgagtATTTGCTGTCAGTTTGAAACAACCTTCTTTGTCATCAGATACTACAGACACTACTGCACATTTATGGAAATACACTTATTGCCTTTGTAgcgttagatgagaagattaccACTATcttgtctgtacagtaaatatgatgCTGCTGCCAGCTgccaattagcttagcttagcacaaagaccgaaagcaaggggaaacagctagcctggcactTTCTGCAGACAAAATATGCCTACCAGCACCAAAGCTcagtaattaaaatgtataaaaattgaATATGAAAAGACTTGTTGTGGTTTTGTGGGGTTTATGTGCCACAATTAATTCCTGGCTGCACGGGAAGAGAAGCTTCTTGGTGTTTTGTCGCCACTGTGAGGAAAGGCAATAAGCAGAGACTCCAGTGCAACAAACCGATTGGTCTGTCTTACTGTCAATCAACATTATCAATATTTCTAGTCTTTATAAGCAATATGAGCTAGCGTGCTTGCTCCCTTGTGTGTTATTATGGAATACCAAGTTAGGATGTGTCCCATTCTATGTAAAGAAGTCACTGAGTAGTTGCTTCTGTTAACAAATTACGTTCTAGTAGTTGACACTTGACCCCATGAAGTCAGAAAGGTTAGTGACAGTGTTTGACTCACTGACTTGACTGTAAGCCCATAGTTGCAGTTTCCATAAAAATCTCACAGATCAATAGCTCAGTGTTTGAGTGTTTGTCTTTCATAAAATcccattttctttattttttgtgtccTCCAAACATATTGTGTAATCCTGCCATGTGTTGTTCTCTTTCACTCCCCTTTTTACTTCACGCTCcgcctcctttctctctcccccaacGCCCCATGTCTCACCCCTCCTAATCAACACCTCTGCCTGTTTCCTTTTCTCACCCTCACATCATTTCATCTGTGTTTGATCACACTTGTCACATTTGCAGGAAAGCAAATCCACCTTCGGCAGCAAGAATACATGCATACAAGTATTGACACCTCGTGTGATGGGGGGGCTTCTATTCACTgggaaaataaatgtacaaattCTGTTTGAtagctctttttgtttttgattagtTGATCCAGTGTGCCCACTACTGTTCACATTCTGTCTATCCCCATGACAACAAGAACCACAGAGGAGGAACATGAGCTACATAACCAAATGAAACACATaaccatatactgtatgttcagcTGATAACTGATCTCTCTGGGCTGTTCTTATAGTTTTCCATACATGTGGAAGATCTCTTTCAAACTCATATTTTGTAATTTCACATTAGTTCTATATGAGCATAAAGCCAATAGGGCAGCCACAGAAATACCGTGTGTAACTTACATAACTGAAATCTAATAAATAACAAGCAGGATGCAAATGAAGATGATTCAAAAATTAAAGTAGACACAAATGCAGATAATGGATGTGGATGACGAACAGGATATTTGATAAAAAATTGTAATTAAGATTAGCCTGTCTCTGGCAGATGATGCATGATTCCAGATATAGTTTCAGTGTTGAGGATTCATCCTGACACCCCTGTTGAATGGGCATAAATGAGTGAGCCATCATATCCATCAAAAGGCAGGAGTCTCATATTCGTTTTAATCTCCTTTTCTTAAGCTGACACAGCTACTAAAGCTTCTTTGGACTCACGTGTATGCACATGAGAACATTTGTAAAAGGGTTGCTTTCTGGTCAGCTTTCATTGTGGACTTTGGCGAGATTGAATGGGGTTTTGACCTCTGTGTTAAAATTATTAATCTAAGGATATACTATGTAATTTCACTTAAAAGTAATCATCCAAAGTACTGAGACCAGCATGTGCAAACATGTCATCCTTACAGACTAATATAAAGCAGCAGATGTGTGTGATCCGCCTACTTTAGGTTTAGTTTCTTGTCCATTTTTTCCTAATGTTCTGCCCCTGCCAGTGAGTGTCATAAAATATATCAAGAGTGCACTTTATGTTGCTGTTTTCTCTTGGATGTTTGCTCATGTTTGAAAACTCATTGCTGTGTGGATTGTGTCCACTGCCGGATAACAGGATGTTAGCATTGCCCTGTAGCTGAAGGCAGTCGTAGTGACAAACACTTGCTCTCAGCAGCACCAGAACTCTTCACATCATTAACCACCATCCATCTCCACAACACCCGATACTGAGCACCATGTTGCCATTAATAAAGTCCCTTAACTCCTAAGGGCAAATCTATTTGTGCCgtacatttttctctctctatatTAACCTCATTCTGCCTCATTTTTCCACTGCTTGAGTTGTTATCTCTGTAAGCTCATTTCTGCTGTTGAATGAAACTTTTGACGTTTCCTGCCAATTTAACAATCTCAAGCTTCGCTGAGTGTTCTCTTTCCTGTGTGTAATAGTTTTGATATTTCCAAAAACTGGGAAGAACATATGTTCAACAGGGATTGTAGAAGTCTTGACATGACTCTCTGTAATAACTATTCTTctatctcactctctctttctcttccctgTAGATAAAACAGATGATGAGCTTGAGATGACAACGGTGTGTTACAGGCCAGAGGGTCTTGAGCAATTGGAAGCCCAAACTAATTTCACCAAACAGGAGCTGCAGATCCTCTATCGTGGTTTCAAGAATGTaaatcacacattttctgattttatttttagattacTTTAGTACATACATAGCATTCATTCCAGATActtcaaacataaaaaaatttaGATAACCCTAACTCCTATTTGCCCCTAGtggtatctagccatgcagaaTGTTTCTATTTGTACAAGACTACAGCTGTACTAGCGGCTCTATGAGGCTCTACTTGGGCACAGCAAACGTTACCATGCTAGCACGCTCACAAtgatccaaggaaggttaaaatcaagggcaactggacttggctaGCTAACGTTTGAAGACGTCTCGCCTCCCATCCAAGGTCATTCAGTTCTGGTAGGGAATCTCAGCCATTTAACCTCTGCGGGGccgttatcaaggtgatggatgcTGCTcggtttgttagtgctcctggctgttgtaatgcTCTAACTCCAGTTGcacttgattttaaccttcctatTACCTAGATGACTGAGAATGTGAGTGTGTCAGTATGAAGACATTAGTATGAATACTAGTTagtacaaaacacaaagaacagtTGAGACTGATgtgaatttgttatttttgccaGTATTTGGTCAAAAAGTATCAACTTTGAActgctggtggcgctagatgATAAATCAGGGGATTACCAAAGTCATATGtttcctctggggaccatgactatttacaacatttaatcCATCCActaattgttgagatattttagtctaGTGTTTGGTGGGACAAGCCACAGTCTGCTACAGTGGCTAGAAATACAGAACTGATGTTATTTTCATGAAACCATCTTCAACTGTAGCTGATATGTCCCAAGCTAAAGACCTTGCTATGAACAAATATTGTGAAGTGTTTATTTACTGCTGAACATTTAACATGCTAAAATATGTTTGTGTCAGAATATACTCCAGGGACAAAGATAATTAGGGTCACATGCGTGAGACTGCACAGTTCTGGTGAATTCTTCCAACAAAATCATCCATGTCACTGAGTACAGTAACCTtaattcctctttttttccgCAGGAATGTCCAAGTGGTGTGGTGAATgaggaaacatttaaacacatttactcaCAGTTCTTCCCTCATGGAGGTAAAGTACAATGTTTCTCTTTCCTTGCTCTCTCAATCTTTTTCACAACAGGAGACCTTAcacattaatttttttgtgttgcaGATGCAAGCATGTACGCACATTATCTTTTCAATGCATTTGACACTACAAACAACGGATCCATTAAGTTTAAGGTAAAGAAAAACAGTCATCCTTCTTTATAATTGCGTTTTGGGTAAAATATTACTCCTTTCTTTATTCCATGTGCTATAATGCTTTCAGAATCTGAGTTTGTCTTCTGTTCTTCCATTGCTGCCAGGACTTTGTAATGGGTTTGTCCATACTGCTGCGAGGAACACTCAGAGAAAAGCTGGAGTGGACGTTTCACCTCTATGACATTAACAGAGATGGCTACATAAACAGAGAGGTGAGGCTACGCTGTCACAATATACAACAACATAAACAGTGCTTTGTGTGTCACCTAAAGTGTCTCACCACAATGTGCATATTCTCTTCTTTTAGGAAATGACTGATATTGTGAGGGCCATTTATGACATGATGGGCAAGTACACCTACCCGGCCCTAAAGGGAGACGTTCCCCAGCAGCATGTGGATGCCTTTTTTCAGGTTAATTTCTAAGACATAAGATTCACATAAATAATTGCAATAATTGCAAAAATCTggttagtttctgtttgttgCAACTTAAACTCACACAAAACATTTccacaacatgttttttttaaattcgcTTCCGTTTTATGCCGATTCACATTATGTTACATTGTTTTTTCCACAGAAAATGGATAAAAACAAAGATGGAGTGGTGACTTTAGAGGAGTTTGTCATAGCCTGCCAGGAGGTATGTATTGCCCAACATCTCAGTCGTCTATGTCTGTATGTAATGATActaaaatatatgaaaagaTCTTAAAACATGTCACCATAGGTTGCCAACTTTCTCGTGCCAAAGTGGGAagaatatttaaagaaaaatatcataaaatgtatgtaaaaatacatttaaaatttgaGCATGAGAGTTCATTCTTGGCCTTTGGAAAACAATATGCAACATTAAATGCAATCACAAAGGTTCGCTTACTAGCCTTTGGAGCTGTTAAACACAGTGAAGCACAtacaatgtatttttaaagtTCCAAAATCTAGTAAGTGGGCCTTTGaggtttaattattttgttacatgtagcctaaattatattttgcaaaatataaacaataatatatGTACAATGCACTGAAAAATTA harbors:
- the kcnip1b gene encoding Kv channel-interacting protein 1b isoform X1 is translated as MGAVVGTLTMQTKQRRRPSRDKTDDELEMTTVCYRPEGLEQLEAQTNFTKQELQILYRGFKNECPSGVVNEETFKHIYSQFFPHGDASMYAHYLFNAFDTTNNGSIKFKDFVMGLSILLRGTLREKLEWTFHLYDINRDGYINREEMTDIVRAIYDMMGKYTYPALKGDVPQQHVDAFFQKMDKNKDGVVTLEEFVIACQEDETMMRSMQLFENVM
- the kcnip1b gene encoding Kv channel-interacting protein 1b isoform X2; this translates as MTTVCYRPEGLEQLEAQTNFTKQELQILYRGFKNECPSGVVNEETFKHIYSQFFPHGDASMYAHYLFNAFDTTNNGSIKFKDFVMGLSILLRGTLREKLEWTFHLYDINRDGYINREEMTDIVRAIYDMMGKYTYPALKGDVPQQHVDAFFQKMDKNKDGVVTLEEFVIACQEDETMMRSMQLFENVM